gaaaactaaggtaacatttgactttcccaattaggaaaccagaatattttttgaaacatttattttagaaaaccaacctattaaaaaggaacggaagGAGTAGTACGGTAGCCATACCAGTTGAGAGGTTAACCGTAATGAACCCTCCTATCAAAAATGAATACATGAACCATATTTACCAGTCTGCAGACTCATTTGCTCTAGTTAGGCATAACTCTAAcgaaattttaattttaactcTGCAACCTTCTTCAACTCCATTCATTTCAATTTATAGGCTGTACTtgctctattgctagattagaaaATGGCCCAttctttatcatattttttgcgATGCTACAAATATAGTGAAACCCATGCATGACTGAGAAAGAGACATGTGTAAATAAAGGATAATGAtgatttgaagaactatattGTAACTtagtctgatactcaactaccaaattctaacctagtccgagacttgacttagtagactagaaatcaataaatAATAttgttcatctaacattgacaataagcttgagataacaaaagttGTAGGTTCAACTGAGCATTGCTCTAGCAaactccctctttgtcaattttaatgacaaaactattcatAACCAAGTACGGTTATGATATGTGTGGTGAAGATGGACaactaataactcaaaaacatccCGAGCCATGCCTGTGTCACGTCATTCCgacctttccatcatgagttggaggACACATCCTGGCTACATTGGACAGCTCATGCTACTAATAAATTCATCAGCATAGACACATGATTATAACTTTAAAACATACCATAATCAACATTATGACTAAACATGTTCAActttagaaaaaaaataattaaaaattaacTAATCAAAACAGAGATTTATTGCACACAACACAACATGCTAACAAGTTAAACACTGAAACAATTTACAATTTAACAGAGTTGTAAGAAACTGGATACTCACAAGACATGAGAGGTTACCATGTTTAACTATCTATTTAACAAATGATGCGATCTCAACTCTTCTTAACATGAAGAGTTGGGCATGATCAGCAAATTAGTATCCATAGTTTGATGGTGACGTAAAAATAGATTCAAACGAGTCAAGCCTAGATGACAATGGAATTCATTTGGTTCTGCACAAAAATTCGATCAGATCAGATTcataacaaaagcaaaacaatcaCACAATACAATTATACTGCTTATGAGCCAACAATATGTATAACCGGCAATTCAGTTAATCAACTAAGTCATACTACCTCTGTTTCTTGAAAAATGGTACTTTCATTTTCTTATTTTAatctaaaaataggccaaattgaaaaatatAGTAACACTTTTCCATATTCGGAGGAAGTATTACAAAATAACCCAAATTATGGAGTGCGTGGGGTTTGTTATTGGTCGACCGAATGTCTCTTCACATGGAAATGGGCGAAATTAGACAATGCCCTGGCAACACACGACACACACACAGACATGGCAGGCAGAAATGTATGCACACGAACATAATGTATAGACACAGTCACACAGAGTGCAACAACAATAAATCATAATGTTTGGAAGAAGAAACTAAACTTGGAAACAGAAATAAATGTACATCTCGGGATCAACTAAAAGTAATAATGTGTTTGGCACTGTAGCTCAGTTCAAATATAGTCTGAGAGGGTAGACTATCTTAAATATATCTGCATGAAAGGACTGACATTGGCGAgcaaaatattttccaaaaacgttGATAATGACCAAAAATAAGATACTGAGAGGGGAAGATCAGAACAGATACAACTGTTAAAGAGACTCGAGCATGGTGggtgagtgagtgagtgagtggtgctggttcaaacaaaagaagaaaaaaaatcacattCTCCACTTCCTCCTACTACTACTACATTATCATTAATCTGAActctttattgacaaaagggtCTACTCCCATTATCAGATGgaaacacaacatttaaactagaGATTAATATCATTAAACCTAAAATTACCGCTATAGCTAATACAATATCATAGGTCTTTACAAATGACTCCAtgcattttcttcttttcttaagcTTTCGTATTCATGTTTTGCCAAAAATATTATGTATTCAACAAATTAAAAGTCATATACAATAAGACGTGTAACAACCAAGGCTATCACTCTATATAAGCTGACCTGGAAATCTCTTTAAATTTCATGAAAGCATACCTTAGAAGTTTGACCATTCAGGCTCGGCAAAGTCATCAGCTGAAGACGTTCTAAGATCAAGAGGTCTTTGTCCTCTTCCCTAGTTCCAATAGCCACCTCCATCAGTCAACATTGGCCTTCTCATCATCAAAATTTCCTTGGGCAAAAACCTGGCAGCAAGTAGTTTCTCTGGACGCAACCTTCTTCAAAACCCTGCATTTTAGAAAAGGAAACATTTAAATGCCAACAAATTATAATAATCATAGACCTTCTATTCTATTCCTCTCTTGTGTGCGAACTATCGAGTTTAAGTTATAACTGTGAGCAAACAATAATGATCTCTCAAGAATCAAGTTAATTTCCAAATTTGAACAAACAACTAGGGATAACGCGGTAACCACTGTTAACATGAACATGTGGGCATGATCATCAAATTTGGTATCCATGGTATGATGGTGACATAAAGATAGACACAAACGAGCCAAGCCTATCTGACATTAATATTCATTTGATTCTACGCAAGAAATCGATCATATTTGTAACAAAAGCAAAACACTCAACACAATTATACTGCTTATGAGCCAACAATACGTATAACCGGCTATTAAAGTTATCAACTAAGTCATATTATAAAGTAGCCTAAAGTGTGGAGTGCATGGGGTTTGTTATTGGTAGAACGAACGTCCCAATTTTCACTTAGACATGAGTCAAATTAGACATGCGCCCATACACACAGACACATGGCAGGCAGACATACACGGACAAAATCATAGTATATAGACACAGGGTGGAACACAAAAAGAAATTAAACTTAGAAACTGACACAAATGTACATCTCGGGATCaactaaaagtaaaaatgtgttcAGCGCTATAGCTCAGTTCAATTATTGTCTGAGACGGTAGAATGTCGTATATATCTGCATGGAAGGACTGAAATTGGCGAACAAAACAATGTCCAAACACATGGATATAACTAAACATAAAAAATTGAGAGGGGAAGATCACATCGAATGGAACATATACAACTGTTATTAAAGAGACTCGATCATGGAGAGTGAGGGGTGCTGGTGcaagcaaaagaaaaacaaaataaaacagatTCTCCACTGCCACTTCCAATTCCACCTCCTCCTTCTACTCCTACTCCATTATCAATAATCTGAACCCTTTATTGACAAAAGGGTCTACTCCCATTATCAGATGGAAACACAATATTTCAAAGTAATTGTAATTTAGATTCATATCATTAATTATAGCCATTTGTCTAAGGTTTGTGATCAGATCTGTGTGTAGACCATAAATAAaagcaacaatatgaaaagttaaTCTTCAGAGCCATCCATGTGTGTCTTCTATATATATTCACCCGAATTCACTGAAACTAGGCTTTCAACGTAAGTTTCTGCAGAAAAGTAATCCGGAATGTCTTGAACGTTAGATATCCTACTAACTTTTCCATTTTTTTGGTCGTATGACACTAAAGAGCTCTCATTATAGTCTCCTAAATGACACTCAACCACGAATAGGATCTCACCCTTCTTTCTGAAAAGTTGCAGCGGCGTCAAGCTAAGCCATTCTAATTCTTGTAAGCTGTGCCAGTAATTGGCCTTTGGGCTAAGCCAATTTATCTCTTCTCTGGAAACACTCAACATTTTAGTCCAAGAATCTGCGACTCCATATTCCTTCATTACCCATACATCGAATTTGTCTTCACGATCATCTTCAACTGAGAGGTAAAGGTCCTCACCGAGCACACCTAGATCTTCCACGCTAACTGGATGAGTTTTAAAGCAACTAGGCATTTGGATCTCTTTGGTTACCTCTTCTGCTATATCCAAAGAAACTATAACCTTTGTTGCTTTCGTTGGATCCATCTTATTCATACCCTTTTTTGCTACCCAATGTACAGCTCCATTTGAAGGCTTTGTAGACACCGTAGCACCAACTATATTATAAGgaatgttttcattttttttccatgaATTTGACCCTAAAGTATAAACCAGAACTTCGGAATCAGTATCATATCGACGATAAGAAACGACTCGTATTAACTTGTAATCACAAGTCTTCTGATCATAACCAAACCCATAAATAATATCCTTCACACGCCCATCTCCAACTGGTGGTTTAGGTATCGTCTTATATTCTCGAGTAGACGGGTTCCATAATATTATTTCGTCCCAAGTGTCGTCAAAATCAACACATACTAAGCCATTACAAGACCCAATGAATAGAACCATTACAAGACCCAATGAATAGACTATCACGGTCTTTATTCTCCCATGGAAGATCAATTTCTAGGGCTGCATTGTTGCGCACCGATAATGGCGAGGTTGCATCCAAATCTATGCGATAGTGTGGCGCTCGTCCTTTCTTAGGATGTGATTTCAGAAGGATGTTAAACTTGTTTTCTTCAACAGCATGGTTAAGCTGCATCTTGGAAAAAACAGGGTTTTTGAATAGTTCCAACCATGGTTTGCATACGCACCTGAACCGTGAGATCGATTTGACTGGTAACATCGAGAGTATAACCATCATTACATCTTCATGAAGGCTCGgcattgtttttgttttcttcgtcattattataattaaaatagcgagcaatggatttttttttttttttgccccttCTTGCTAACTATATTGCAGGATCGAGGTAGGCTTTTATAGGCACCGAAGATAATTCTGTCatatttctgtttttcttttttatatatatCACGTTCAAGGTAGGATTTGGTAATCCTGTcttatttctgttttttttttaatatatcatGTTCAAGGTAGGCTTTTATAGACACCGAAGGTAATTCTGTCCTatttctgttgtttttttttatatatatatcacGTTCAAGGTAGGTTTTTACAGGGATCCAAGGTAATCCTGtcctatttttttttgtttttgtatataTCATGCTCAagattttataggcaccaaaggTAATCCTATCttatttctgtttttgtttttgggatattttgactttcggTCACACAAAAGTGACTAGAGTTGCAATTGGGTCAccataaaattttaattagagtctGGGTCACGGGACCATCGTTGAAAGTCTTGACCGTTGGGAAAGTCAGTTATATCCTAAAGTGACTAAACTAACCCTAACAGTCTCCTATTTTTACTAACCATACCCACCGGATCTTCATCCAGAGATAAAAGGATTAAAACAGAGATAAGAATCGAAGGATTATTGAATACAATTGAAGACAAATCAAAGTTTGGATCGTGAAAAAACGGAAGTACATCAAACCCATTGTGATTTGCTTCGTGCCGAAATTACAAatttaatttggttttgaaacattATGGGAGGGACCTGATTCACAGTCTTCTTCCACAATCAACTAAATCTCGTTAAAATCGTTTCCCTTCATATTCAATCATTTCTGGCAATTTTTTCCACCAGCAACCCAATCTCACAATCATTGCATGTACAATCATTTCTTGTAATTTTTCTTACAATAAACCCTACCTTACAACCATTACTGTATACCAAATCAGAGTTCAAAACCTTTTCAAAATCCCCAAACCTTAAAATATCAATTTATCAAGATTAACAATTAATGAAATCAAATCAAATGAATCCAAATTGAAATCAACACGAAATCAAATCAAATGTCGGCACTCATCTCTCGTCGGCACTATCACCACTTCCTTGGTTTCACTACCACAAAAGATCTCTGTTTCACCACCACAGCACCACCTATTTTATCTTTCTCAAAGCTAAGGAAACAAAGCCCTTCCAGTATGCTGTTAAGAATCATTCAAGATTCATTTATCTCACCATAAACTTCtctggtttttttctttttagatttTGATCTTCACTGTGAGAATTGAGAAACAAAATGTGGATGTTTTATTTTGGAATTTAACGGCGTTAGCTAATTATAAAATAATTAGAAATAGATTGATTTATGTCttgtgacccaaactctaattaaaatttttggGTGATCCAAACGTAAATTTGGTCACTTTTAtgtgacccaaaatcaaaatatcattttttttatacATCTATCTATATTATATGGAAGAAGGGTGTTTGTGTATCAGGATACATCTGATCCTACGGCCTCGATTGTGAGGATACGTGAGACACAACCAGCAGCGTAAGATCGGCCAACAATCATGATGCGACAACCGTGACCATGTTTTCAGTTTCCAACTACATATCACATTCCTTATACAAGCAAGTTTCCCACTAAATATCACATTCCTTATACGAATGAATGAATCCCGTACCCTGTAAGAACTTCATCGACCATAAAAAACACattgattgatttatttatttatttttttgaaggttGAAGAAAGATCGATTTACTGATCATCTCTAATCAATATATGAGGTTCGTAATAGCTTACTCTTAAATTTTTTCGAACTGTATTCAACATTGTTGCAGAACACCTTCAAATCATTGTTTTTCAATTACTGCAGACGTCCTCCCAATTCAAGCAAAACGAACGTAAAGGATACATCGAATGTAAAATTCTAACCATCAAAGTTACTtgctataattatttttttttctcaaaaacatGCTGTAATCcgatttatattatttttttatttgattttgaaatattataaaatttggctgaattgtattgTATAGTTTACTGAAGGGTCATGCAGTAATCAAGTAGCAATTGAAAGAGAACgtcaaaacaaggaaaaatcaaaaacaaaatccttAGCACAGCAAgcaaggagagaaagagaacaaATAGAGAAAGAACATCGTGAAAGAGATAAATATGTCCTGACTCAACGTGTAGTACTTGACAGTAATCAAGTAGTACTTGAAAGAGAGCACGGAAAAAAAGAAAAGTCGAAAGCAAAATCTTTAGAGCACAACAAGCACGTAGAGAacgagaaaaacaagaaaaagaacgtCGGGAAAGAGATAAACAAGTAGCACAAAATGTACAAGATGTACATGCACAACATATTACAGTAGGCAGTGATCAATTGGCACTTCAAACAGGGCTGGGAAACATAATTTCGCAGCTAACACTTGATGAACAGCCTGAACAAATAGTATCAAGCAGTAATCAGTTCGTCACTCAAAGAACTAAAGTATTACTTTATTAATTGATTTGATACCACTTTAATTTATCAATATTTATTAATACAATAGCATCCAAATTTCTGATAACACACTTGCTTGATTAAATTGACTGGAAAGGAAGCAATTCTCGAAACAGCAACGTCGAGCAAAAGAGTTGATGCAACCGCCGGTTAATAAGCCCTCATTGGTAAATCGCGAATCCATATCTAGAGTAATATATTACGTTAGattacaaaaacaaatgatttAAAACGAAATAAAAAATTTGCAGGCAGCATGCTTGGCACAACAAGCACGCCGACAAAGAGAATAAAGAATAACTCGAACAAAGAAAAGGGAGCCGTCAATGGTACTGTTTTATTTTATGATAACATCCAGActttttttaaagatttttttaataaaaagttGATAAATTTACTTACCAGGAAGCGATTTTATCTATTAAATTTATAGGCAGCATGCTTAGCACAACAAACACATAGGCAAAGAGAGAAACAACAGAGAACATCTCAGGAAGGATCCATAATGAAACAAACAGTGCAAATGGATTCTGAACAAGCACAACGACAATATAATGCCTCTGATAATGAGCAAGTTGATGTAGCAGAAAAACATACAATGCAAACACAAAAACAAGCACCAAAACGAAAAGGGAAGACGCTGATACAGTTACAGGTAACGGAAGAAAATATTTAGGTTATTTATCTTTGAGTTATTTATCTATAAAAATCTTATCAATTGTAATAGCAGGAGAATCAttgccaaaaaagaaaaaaagatagtCCAACCTCCAGTGCTAGATGCATCAGAGCTAGCAAATCCTGATACCGAAGCTGCACGTGGCGATCAAATAAGTAAAATTTCTGGCCATACAAATTTAACCTTATGCCATTATGTTCAACATAAAAAAACACAAACTAAGGTGGTTTTATGTACCTTTTTAAATTGTAGATGAATGTTATAAAAGTGGAGAACGACATTCAAACAGTTCCAGAAAGTGTCCAATCCATAGAAAATGAAAACGAGATGTAATATAGTAGAATTTTAAATTGCGCAACTTATAAGAATTGGAGATGAAAATTCGTCTAACGATgtgttttgttatttattttgaagCAGTTCTCTTCCAGTCCCAGATGTCTCATCTGATGAGGACACTGATCATTACTATTCTTCGGACGACGGTTATGACGATGAAAACAACAATGTACCTATACAGTTCAGCAGTACAACATGTGGAAATAAACGTAAAGCCGGAAGGAAGGCACGTTCAACAATTAATAAGGATGGAAGAAACTATATTGGAAAAATGGGCGTTCCATGTCCATGTTGTGGTGAACTTCATTGGATTGATGAGAAATTATTTGATTCATCATTTAAGAACCCTGAATTCGAGAAATGATGTCACAAAGGAAAAATACAGTTACCGCCACTCCGTGAACCTCCACAGGAATTAATGGATTTATTCGAATGAAATGGATATCTTTCAAGATGGTTTCGAAAATGTATCAGAAGTTATAATGCTGCTAATGCATTTACAAGTCTTGGATGCAAATATGACACTAGGGCAGCAAAGGGAagcgtgttagagcatagctcggtcaacctcggatgcgtttctatctcaagcatgtttgtcattgttagtgatcaaaactataagtcctgatttctggcctacatagctaagtctcggactaggatagaaaagtgtagttgagctcaaggacttcatggcgattcatcatagaacgacgaagatctatacaaggaaccgtggaacttcatcaacaaaaaggtatgtggagacttgaacgtatctatcactcaaaagcctatctcttctatctcatacttcgtatgagacaaaagtcgtatgttatatagactagatcatacacatttgacatttcgagctgagcattcattgcttatcttttatctcgaaatcgtgtgttggtaaagcgtttcgctttgatcaagtttatcttcacctagtgacgaaagtcatgaaaagtttcaatcactttgagaatttctctgacgtgaatcggtctgtgaataacggctacatagcgtcctctgataatgtctcaatgattgaaataagagttttaaccatgtattccttgaaccgaagttttcgaactttgtttatcaagagaaatcgggaggattatggaattggcttgccaagtccgtgaacctagttcgcagactcagtacgcaaactgtcggaagttctcgaccgagaatttctgctggattttccaaaactcgtttgtgtgctaagcccgcgaactagcggaagttctctttccgagaatttctgctgagtttagaaaactcaaccgattaacttaagtccgcgaacttgtttgtgaacttaagaggttatgatctaaagatgtgctctgaacatgaaacattaaattgctaaggaatgctttatgcaaaccgtgactataattttcatgagacgattcaatcaaatcgaatcatctttgtttcaattgtgtcttgtgtagttacataagatttcatagcaattgtacaactctttaactagttcatttgagtcaattgaactagttatggtgaagaagaacaaggttaataagaaatgctcatatggttaaccttttgggttactatgttgaaccaacatacacgtacacgtttgggcatggttttcacgaacccagtaaacgtctacccaagtgtgtgtgacaagctaagttttcgatctaacggttgagaaattttagcttgaatctaaatcaggttttcatataacggtgaataaggattgcttttgtaactaaggaaaaaccctgatttgaaggctatataaaggagacatctagcattgtgcaaaactaatccccacacgtttgtgtgctactagtgcgccgctagagtcgatctccattaacctttgattttcttctctaaaatcaggttaacgacttaaagacttcattgggattgtgaagccagaccgatactactttatcgtagttgtgtgatctgatcttgcatcttctatcgtacgagcacaatcgattgattgtcctgagatcgtgagagttctccgataggcaagataaagaagtcacaaacatcttcgtctcactgtttgtgattcctcgacaatccgcttgtgtagtcaggaaggattgtagagaggtgattgattaatctaggatgttcttcgggaatataagaccgggttataaattggttcattttcaccttgattttatatcaaaagacggaacaaaacctagggtttatctgtgggagacatatttatccttttatagacttttctgtgtgagacagatctgtttattatcaagtctgtgattttgggtgacagcaactcttggttgtgggtgagatcagctaagggaatcaagtgcgtggtatcctgctgggatcagaggcgtaggagtacaactgtaacttggatcggtgggagactgattagggttcaactatagtccagtccaaagttagtttgcagtaggctagtgtttgtagcggcttaatacagtatgtattcaatctggactaggtcccggggtttttctgcatttgcggtttcctcgttaacaaaatttctggtgtctgtgttatttcttttccgcattatattttatataattgaaataatacaggttgtacgttggtgatcatcaattggaaatccaacctttggttgttgattgatattgattgatccttggacattggtctttggtactgtccaagtattccttgtatttgataaagactcgctattttttttatcttgagtaaaaatcaaattaagagagagatattaactccttgagatacttttatctagattgagtctgactgtctagttgattctctagcaaagtatttcggagttagtccatacatattgttaagcgaaatattgggtggtgttgttagacccccgctttttcaattggtatcagagcacgcaaacacgtttaagacctaacaagtccgtgtttgtagcgatatgactctatggattataaagtctcaattaacgcttcaccaggtttgaaaaacaaccgcaagaaaaggtatgacaaactgatatctcttcaaaaagggttggatgaacaaatccggatcaactatggtcttgttgctgaaattgcgaatcttaaggatttgatatccggaaatacttcccttgaaaggttgaaaaatctcagttgttcctctctcatgaaaagtcataagtcagatagtaatcaacggcaggatgttgagaaaactgatatgacaaggaaccagtcagacaatcttcaaatcataggctcatgttgtggtCCATTCGATCATATACAGCaagtttgtatgtcctttcaaaagagtcttaatgttgcaagtaatctttgtaagaaagctaaacaactgtatgactctctaaaagttcatacaactctaccaggaaactctaaattgaGAAGTACttgtagtatgggtgcctttgctttaagatctacatctccttttcaatggtttcttgatactggatgtagtcgacatatgacagAAGATCTCACTTAGTTTGTATCATCGGTTGACtacgaaggaggtcctgtaacgtttaGAGATGGAAGTTattgctacattagcaaaaaggaaacgatcaagctacccggtgttccagaaatccatgatgtggtatatgttaaaggtatgactgctaatcttctttattttagtcaaatttgcgacaagggccatcgagttgtctttaatgtgaatggatgtgacattgttgacaaatccgggaaggtaatctttcaaggaactcgtggtaaaaacaattgttatcttcttgatactcagtttagcaaccgctgcaatttgactaaggtggaatctacacatctttggcatgagcgctttggtcacatcaattatcgccttctaactaagatcattaacaaagaacttgttagaggcattcccaaaatcaatgcaaagattgaaggtgtatatgGCGCCTGTCAAAAgcgtaagcaaacg
This genomic stretch from Papaver somniferum cultivar HN1 chromosome 5, ASM357369v1, whole genome shotgun sequence harbors:
- the LOC113279569 gene encoding F-box protein CPR1-like codes for the protein MVLFIGSCNGLVCVDFDDTWDEIILWNPSTREYKTIPKPPVGDGRVKDIIYGFGYDQKTCDYKLIRVVSYRRYDTDSEVLVYTLGSNSWKKNENIPYNIVGATVSTKPSNGAVHWVAKKGMNKMDPTKATKVIVSLDIAEEVTKEIQMPSCFKTHPVSVEDLGVLGEDLYLSVEDDREDKFDVWVMKEYGVADSWTKMLSVSREEINWLSPKANYWHSLQELEWLSLTPLQLFRKKGEILFVVECHLGDYNESSLVSYDQKNGKVSRISNVQDIPDYFSAETYVESLVSVNSGEYI